The nucleotide window ACAGTTCATGCGGAGAAGCAGGTGTATGACTGTTACCTTGTTCAGGGTGATGTACCAGTCATAGTAGACCAGACCATATTCCTGTACATATACGAGAATATGGCAACAAAGGCACAGCTAAGGAAGTATGCTGAAGTGATTACATGTGTGAAGAAAGGATCAGATGCACTAGTATTGGGATGCACAGTAGAGAAGCCAAGCACGGATCTAATAGTAACGCAGGGATGTAAGGAACTAACTGGTATCGAACACCCACAAGAGATGACCACAGTAAAATCTGCAACAGATGCTAGTGTCATAAAGACAACAGAGGCACAGAAGGAAGTATTCCTATGCTGGTTCAACGAGGACCCGTATTATGAGGAACCATTGAAGAAAGTAGATGTAGTCATATTCACAAGCATATGGCAAGATCTTGACCTTCTCAATGGCAACACAATAAACAAGAGGCAAGTAACAGCTGCAATATGTGTAGTCAACCTGGACTATGGTGATGATGACGACCCATCAGATGGTCGTGGCGATAACGTCGAGTCCTGCAGATTCGTAAACGTAAGCCTGTAAAGATAGATAAACCATCCCCTCTTCTTTTTTTTGTCATGCTATGTGAATCATCATGTAGCCTGACTGACAGATTTGTATTCTCTTTAATTACTGCACAGATCTTATATTCTTTCAATTCCATAATTATACGAACACAATGCTAATAATTATAACAGATGGCATCACTGTCAATGTCCAAACCATTGCTACACTATTCGCCTAGTTTGATCGACACTCTATCTCATTTAAGGATGAAGGCCTTACGAAAGAAGGTATGGTTCTGTTCACTAACTGAGCAAGAAAGAATCCTTACTGGTTTGCTGATAAAACACATCAAAATAGTGAAGAATGCAGCGCTTGCTACCACAATTGCTCGAATAATGGCAAAGCTGATCCACGCAATAATTTACTCATTCTTGAATAAGATAGAAGATCTTGGTCGAACTGTCGCAAGGGCAATGGCCGCTGGGGCTTTCGCTTGTGGCAACAAAGACGCCTTGAACTGGATGCAAAATGCAAGTTACATAAGGTACCTGGGCTTCATGGAGTATTACAATCCATTGCGAAAGTTTTTGGTTGTGGAAGGTGTGAGAGAAAGATTAAGATGAAGTCTGCTTTGCCATACAGGAAAAAACGTCAGAAGGAGGAGATCGTTGCATCTATCTTAGATGCTGCTAGGGCTGGTGCTACCAAGACTCGAATAATGTATGTAAGTTTCTCCAGTTTCAGTCAGCTTGAAAGGTATCTAGATATGGCTCTTGAAAAAGGGTTGCTGGGTCTTGATCCTGTGACCAAGAAATATCTGGTTACAAGCAGGGGCTTGGAATATCTAAAGCATTTTGAAGATGTAAGGAATATAGAGAACAATGTCGTTGAGAAAAGAAAACTTCTCTCCCAATTTCTGGATGGAAAGGGCTAAGATTAGGCATGTTACAGGAAGAGCCTACGAGACCATTAGAACTCGACAAGATGGTCACAATAGTTATACCAACATTGAACGAGGAACAGGGCTTAGGCAAGGTATTAGAGGAACTAAAATTATTAGGATTGAAAAACATACTTGTAGTTGACGGTTACTCTTCCGACAGAACTGTGGATATTGCAACTCAAATGGGAGCAAAAGTGGTTTACCAGCATGGCAAGGGAAAGACCGGTGCAATAAAAACTGCAATATATTCAGTAAACACACCTTACATGGTCGTAATGGATGGAGACTTTACATATGACGCTTCATGCATCGATCGATTCTTGCAGCACATGAATTCCTACGACGAAGTGATAGGTGCTAGAATGACAAGTAGCAATAACATGAGTCACTTACATAAGTTTGGTAACATGGTAATAACAAAGATATTCAATCTACTGATGAATACAAACCTGTCAGACGTTTGCTCAGGCATGTACTTGCTTAGAACAAGTTCTGCAAGGGAGCTCAATCTGGAAACAGACGGTTTTGATGTTGAAGCAGAGATCGCTGCACAGATAGCATCGTCTGGAGGAATAACCGAGGTTCCAGTAATCTACAGGCCAAGACTAGGGAAACAGAAGTTGTCAACATGGAAGCATGGTTTTAAGATAGTGCGAAGTATATTTGGACTTGCGAGATCATATAAC belongs to Nitrososphaerales archaeon and includes:
- a CDS encoding winged helix-turn-helix domain-containing protein codes for the protein MKSALPYRKKRQKEEIVASILDAARAGATKTRIMYVSFSSFSQLERYLDMALEKGLLGLDPVTKKYLVTSRGLEYLKHFEDVRNIENNVVEKRKLLSQFLDGKG
- a CDS encoding glycosyltransferase family 2 protein, translating into MLQEEPTRPLELDKMVTIVIPTLNEEQGLGKVLEELKLLGLKNILVVDGYSSDRTVDIATQMGAKVVYQHGKGKTGAIKTAIYSVNTPYMVVMDGDFTYDASCIDRFLQHMNSYDEVIGARMTSSNNMSHLHKFGNMVITKIFNLLMNTNLSDVCSGMYLLRTSSARELNLETDGFDVEAEIAAQIASSGGITEVPVIYRPRLGKQKLSTWKHGFKIVRSIFGLARSYNPGAFYSMLGSLLLIPAGLLLFNSLMEWIGAGLITSEWFLMGISMLIVAMQAMSVGAISLIFRRTELRIARRLRKLGI